Below is a window of Candidatus Krumholzibacteriia bacterium DNA.
CCAAGGAGATGCCGATGAAGTACATGCTCACCTGGTCCGAACGCTCGCAAGGCTCAGCCATCGAGTACGAGAATGCGCAGAAGCGAATCCTGGAAGTGTGGGGGGCCTACAAGCTGCCGAGCAACTTCAAGGTCGAAATGTTCGTGATCCGCGTCGGCGACTGGGGCGGGTACATGCTGGTGGAATGCGACGATCCAACGACGGTCCACAAAGTCTGTTCGCTGCTGCCGGCGTTCACGTTCGAAGCGCGGCCGGTGATTCCGGTCGACGACGCGATTCGCGTCGAACTGGAGTCGATGGCCTTCCGTGATTCGTTAAAGAAGTGATCTCGACTGCCTGGGGATAATCACACGTTGCAATGGACCGGCTCTGCGTCAAGCGTTTTGGTAAATTAATAACCAGCTGACGCGGTGCCGACCATTGCATGTTGAGTGGTTAATGCGGCAGGGTTAAGGCCTGCTTTGCGGCAGTGCCATCTCGGCGCCGAACTTCCGCAGTTGGCCGTTCTTCGACTGCTGGAATCCGACCCAAAGCAGAAGTACACGGCGTCATTTGCCCTGATCTGATCGAATATTCCGTTATCCCGGCTTCTCCCCAATCCGCTGCCGCTGCCGGTCTCAATGTCTTCAATGACATCCGGAATTGTTTGGGGCGTTGATGGGGCAGGTATGGACGGAGGTGCGAGCAGACCTGAGTGTCATGGTTAAGACATGCCTTGTTCGACCAACTTATTCTCGATCGTGAAGCCCATTCGTTCTATAAGCCGAGTGAGTAATGTGAAATGGGCAGACGAGTCAGTCGCAACGGCCAGCTGTTCAGCCGTTGCCAGTTGTATTGTATACACCAGTGAGGCGGAGGTTTTCAGGAGGGCAAGGCCATAGTCGAAGAGATCAGCTTCTCTGCCGATGAGCCGTCGCTGGCTGAGTTGACGGATACCGGCCACCGAAAAGGGAGTCGTCTCGAACGAAACATCCTTCAGACGAACCACCAAGGGCTGCTCGGCAGGGCCATCGTTGTGACGCCCAGTGATGTCTGTGCCGTCGAACAGGCCGCGTTGGAATCGGCGATTCTCCACCAGTGCGCGATGAAAGAGCCCACGCCACGTTGAATCTGTGAGATCACGATCCACGGCGATACAGGTGTCCGGCTTGAGCGGTCCGCTGACGTTGTACCCCTGCACCAGTCGCTTGCTTGCCAGGAGGTCGGGGAAGGCATCTCCCATACGGTCGGGAAAGGCCATTGTCCCGCAGAAAAGACTGACTTGTATGGCCATATAGTCTCGGAAATGCACCTGCTGATACCGCTCCAGCAGCCGCTGCAAGGTGCGCTCGTGGCACAGGTGGAACGGATAAAATATGACGCCGGATCGTGTCATGCCAGTGATTGAGAATAGCTGCTCTGCAACCGTATCGGCAAGCTGTCGTCCCAGGGGGCAATGGAACGGAAGCGGTTCTATTGCGCCACAGCGATTCTAACCGTTTAAAAATACTGCGCTGACGATTCCTGGAGACAACACGTACGTTGCGTAGCGGAGCATTCTCAGTGACTGACTGACCGCCCGTGGGCACGTTGGAATGCTTCATGACTGCTGGGTGGTTTCAGCATGTCCCGCGCCGTTCGTTCCTGATCACCCTTGAACAGATGGCGGTGTATCGCACCGTCCGTTCCATGGCCCCTCGTAGGAAGGACTCTTGTATGCTGAGGTGAACATGAGCGCGGCAGGATCACAGGTTGATGTGGCAGGCACGACGCCAATGCTATTCAGCGCTGAGGCTGACATCTGAGAGGCACGGTTCCAGATCTGGTCAATAGGAGGAAGGCGTGTGGCGGGATATGACAACTTCCGTTCTATTGGCCCAGTGATAGCGAACGTTCATGCGACAGGGCTGAGAACCACTTTGCGGCGGCGCAATCTCGGCGCCGAACTTCCGCTCCTGGCCGATGGCAGTCCTCGACCCTCTGCAGTCTTTCAGCCACAGGTTTTGAGCGGCAGCAATGCACCAGCTCCTGAGCCGTGGGGCAACAGCATAATCTGATCGATGGGCCACGTTTTGAGTAGTTTGCTCATGCGCCCTAAGAGCCACATGGCCATTGATCTGTCCAATCAAAAATGCGGGATTACTCGGACCTGCTCCTAGTGGAAAAGGGGGAAAGGAATGGCGGCAGGATCACCCTTTCGGGTGCCTTCAGCTCGGCCATGAGGAGCGCGGTGTCGAGCCCTGGAAGTCGGACGGTGGGCGCCCTCGCCACCACGTGGTTGGCATCGGCGATCCAGTGCATGTCGCCGGTAAGCTGGTGTAGCCTGAGCAGCGCGAACCCGCGTCTCAACGGCTTGCTCGGGAGCCTTGAGGCGAGGGCAAGCGCCTTGAATCGGTCGTCGCCGAAGATGTCATGCGCCAGCGCCCAAAGCCACAC
It encodes the following:
- a CDS encoding DUF3303 domain-containing protein, with the translated sequence MKYMLTWSERSQGSAIEYENAQKRILEVWGAYKLPSNFKVEMFVIRVGDWGGYMLVECDDPTTVHKVCSLLPAFTFEARPVIPVDDAIRVELESMAFRDSLKK